Within the Ochrobactrum sp. Marseille-Q0166 genome, the region GGAATTTTTAATCCTGTCATGGGAAAAAATGACATCTCATGGCATGGCGGATATGGGCCGGTTGTTGGCTTTATCGAGTAACAAAAAGCCCGGAGTTTCCTCCGGGCTTTGCATTTATTCAGCGGCTTCTGCCTTGCCCTTTGGGCGCCGCTCCAGAAGTTCTTTCAGGAATTGGCCTGTGTAGGAACGCTTTTCCTTCACAATGTCTTCCGGTCTTCCAACGGCAACGATTTCTCCGCCGCCATCACCACCTTCCGGACCGAGATCGATTACCCAGTCCGCAGTCTTGATAACTTCGAGATTGTGCTCGATAACCACAACCGTATTGCCCTGTTCGACAAGTTCGTGCAGCACTTCGAGAAGCTTTGCAACGTCGTGAAAGTGTAGGCCGGTTGTCGGCTCATCAAGAATATAGAGCGTTTTGCCTGTGGCTTTGCGCGATAATTCCTTGGCAAGTTTCACGCGTTGCGCTTCACCACCGGAAAGTGTCGTTGCCTGCTGGCCGACCTTGATATAGCCGAGGCCAACTTTTACAAGCGTTTCAAGCTTGTCGCGCACGGCTGGAACGGCTGTGAAGAATTCAGCGCCTTCTTCAACTGTCATATCCAGAACATCGGCAATCGATTTGCCTTTGAACTGCACTTCCAGCGTTTCGCGATTGTAGCGCTTGCCGTGGCAGACATCACAGGTGACATAGACATCCGGCAGGAAGTGCATCTCGATCTTGATGACACCATCGCCCTGACAGGCTTCACAACGACCGCCCTTCACGTTGAAGGAGAATCGTCCTGGCTGATAACCGCGGGCTTTCGCTTCCGGTAACCCAGAAAACCAGTCGCGGATTGGCGTGAAAGCGCCAGTATAGGTGGCCGGGTTGGAGCGCGGTGTGCGGCCAATCGGCGATTGGTCAATATCAATGACTTTATCGAGGAATTCGAGGCCTTCGATGCGGTCATGCTCTGCCGGATGTTCACGCGAACCCATGATGCGGCGCGAAGCAGCCTTGAACAGCGTTTCGATCAGGAAAGTGGACTTGCCACCGCCCGACACGCCGGTAACTGCCGTAAATGTACCAAGCGGGATATCCGCTGAAACATTCTTCAGATTGTTACCACGCGCACCGACAACCCGGATGCGCTTGTTCTTGATGAGCTTGCGACGCTCAGCAGGAACAGCAACTTCCATCACGCCCGACAAATATTTGCCGGTCAGCGAATTCGGGTTGGACATAACGTCCTTCGGTGTGCCCTGCGCAATGATCTTGCCGCCATGAACACCAGCCGCCGGGCCGATATCGACCACATAGTCCGCTGTCAGAATCGCATCTTCATCATGCTCGACCACGATAACGGTATTGCCGAGATCGCGTAAGTGACGAAGCGTGTCGAGAAGGCGGGCATTGTCGCGCTGATGAAGGCCGATGGACGGCTCATCAAGTACATAAAGTACACCGGTCAGACCTGAGCCGATCTGCGAAGCGAGGCGAATGCGCTGGCTCTCACCACCCGAAAGCGTTCCGGAGTTACGAGCCAGCGTCAGATAGTCAAGGCCGACATCATTGAGGAATTCCAGACGTTCGCGGATTTCCTTGAGAATGCGGGCTGCAATTTCGCGCTGCTTGTCGTTGAATGTGCCATCGACATCGCGGAACCACTGATCCGCATTGCGGATCGACATACTGGTGATTTCGCCGATGTGCTTCATGCCAACCTTGACGGCCAGTGCTTCCGGTTTCAGGCGAAAGCCTTTACAGGCCGGGCAGGGCGTCGAAGACATGAAGCGTTCGATTTCCTCACGCGACCATGCGGAATCGGTTTCTTTCCAGCGACGTTCGAGATTAGGAATCACACCCTCAAAAGCCTTGGTGGTCTGATAGGAGCGCAGGCCATCATCATACTGGAAGGTGATTTCCTTGCCCCTGGTGCCATAGAGAATGGCATCCTTTGCTTCATCGGAAAGATCTACCCACTTGGCGCTAACCTTAAAACCATAGGCTTTGCCCAGCGCTTCTAGCGTCTGATTGTAATAAGGCGAAGACGAGCGAGCCCAAGGCGCAATCGCTCCATCCTTGAGAGCAGAGTTTTCGTCGGGAACAATCAGATTCGGATCAATCGCCTGCTGGGTGCCAAGACCGTCACAGGTCGGGCAGGCGCCAAATGGATTATTGAAGGAAAACAGGCGCGGCTCGATTTCCGGGATAGTGAAGCCGGAAACCGGGCAGGCGAATTTTTCCGAAAACATCACGCGTTCATGCGTCTCGTTGGCCGATTTGTTTGCACTACCGCCCGCCGATGTGTCTTCAGCCAATAATGGCTTATCAGCGAATTCAGCAATAGCCAGACCTTCAGCGAGCTTGAGGCAGGTTTCAAGACTGTCCGCAAGGCGGGTCGCAAGATCGGCGCGCACGACAACGCGGTCCACGACTACATCAATATCGTGTTTGTACTTTTTGTCTAGCGCTGGAACGTCAGCGATTTCGTAAAAGGTGCCATCGACCTTCACGCGCTGAAACCCCTTTTTCTGCAGCTCGGCCAGCTCTTTCTTGTATTCGCCTTTGCGACCGCGAACGATCGGCGCGAGGATATAAAGACGCGTGCCTTCTTCAAATGCCAGCACCCGATCAACCATCTGGCTGACTGTCTGACTCTCAATCGGCAGGCCGGTAGCTGGCGAATAAGGTACGCCCACACGCGCGAAAAGCAGGCGCATGTAGTCGTAGATTTCGGTGACGGTGCCGACAGTCGAACGGGGATTGCGGCTTGTTGTCTTCTGCTCAATGGAAATGGCAGGAGACAGGCCGTCGATCTGATCGACATCCGGCTTTTGCATCATTTCAAGGAACTGGCGCGCATAGGCCGAAAGGCTTTCGACGTAGCGGCGCTGACCTTCCGCATAAATCGTATCGAAGGCCAGCGATGATTTGCCGGAACCTGAAAGACCTGTCATCACGATCAGCTTGTCGCGTGGCAAATCTAGATCGACATTTTTCAGATTGTGTTCACGCGCGCCACGTATGGAAATGAATTTCTGATCGCTCATTCCGCGTCCTGCCTGTTTGGTCATGTCATGGAGTGTTCGTGCGCCGATAGTCGTCGCGCCGCTCCATAATATGGGGATGAACCCCTTCCAGGGAAAGGGGGCCGGTCAATCGTTGGATGCAGATTTAGCACCAGAACAAAGATCGAACAACCAGCCTTTTGATAGGCGATACGAAATGTGAACGCAAGAGCGTTGACTGTTACTCCTGACAGGAGCAAACTATAATCACTCGCTGAATGGGGAGATATCGAAAGGGCTGAATCGATATCGAAAAGAGGCCCAGTCAGTTGAGCTAACGCAACAGGGAGGTAAAGGAGCATGAGTCCACCTGACTACGTTGCCTAGCTTTCATAATGATGAAAGCACAATTGCTTGCGATCATAGCTGCCTCATCTGTAAGGAATGATGTATTTTTGATTGAAACAGGTAATTGCAGAAAATTTGAAACATGGGCGGAAACGTGGTTTCGTACCTCAGATTTCCGAAACGATTTATCGGCGAAGTACTGTCGATATAAGAGCATTGCTCAACCCCAAGCCCTGCGCGCCTAAGAAACAGTGAGCGGCAGGGCTTATCTCTGTTCTCTCAGGAATTATCTGCTGAAAATTGTCAGTAGTTATTGCATTTTGAACAAAACAAGAACATAACTTCTGTGGAACACTATTAAAATAACACCTCCAGTGAGAGCGCATGGAGAGTGGGTGTTGTAGAGTGTTTCCTGAGTTTTTGGTGATGGCGCATGGTTGCGCCTGATCCTTATTTTGGAAAGCACCCTTTTCTCAATACATCCGGTTCTATCCGGTTGAAGATGATCGGGAAGGTGTGTTTGCGAGACCCGGAGTAAGTTTTCGATGGCTGGTAGTGTCAACAAAGTCATTCTGGTCGGCAATCTTGGTGCCGATCCTGAAATTCGTCGCCTCAATTCCGGCGACCAGATTGCCAATTTGCGCATTGCGACATCGGAAAGCTGGCGCGACCGTCAGAGCGGTGAGCGCAAGGATCGTACTGAATGGCACAGCGTTGTCATTTTCAACGAAAATCTCGCCAAGGTTGCCGAGCAGTACCTCAAGAAGGGCTCCAAGGTTTATATCGAAGGCGCGCTGCAAACCCGCAAATGGCAGGATCAGAACGGCAACGACCGTTATACGACTGAAATCGTGTTGCAAAAATTCCGTGGCGAATTGCAAATGCTCGACAGCCGTGGTGAAGGCGGCGGCGAGGGTCGCTCGTTCGGCGGTGGTGGCGGTGGCAATCGCAACCAGATGTCCGATTACTCCGGTGGTGGTAATGACTTTGGTTCGTCCGGCCCATCTAATCAGGGCGGTGGCGGTTTCTCCCGCGATCTCGACGATGAAATTCCATTCTGATGAAAAGGCGGGCGCATTAAGCGCCCGCTTTTTTAGTTACATCGATATTTGAAAAGAGCTTTACAAGTTACTTATTTTGCTTGTTATTCTTTTTATTCAAGCAACCAGAAATCGTCTTAAATACTAACTCGTAATGCTATGATTGAAGTGATGCAGGCCGGTTCTGGTGCTCAGGGATGTTTTGTTGCCGTTGTCGGCCCGAGTGGAGCTGGCAAAGATACAATCCTGGATGCAGCGCGAGAGGCGCTGAAAGATGATCTGCGGTTTCATTTTGTGCGCCGGGTCATTACCCGAGCAAAAATGTCCGGTAGTGAAGATCATGATAGCCTTGATGTAACATCCTTTGATAAAACTGCGGACGAGGGCGCTTACGCACTTCACTGGCAAGCGCATGGCTTGCGTTATGGTTTGCCGCGATCAATGGATGCGAGACTTGCAGAAGGCACTGTTGTGATTGCCAATGTATCGCGCAGGGTGCTGGCGGATATAAGCAGGCAATATCAATCACGTTCTATCGTTCTGATCACTGCGCAGCCGTCTGTCCTCGCCGAGCGACTTGCATTGCGTGGCCGCGAAACACGCGAGCAGATCGAAAAGCGTCTGGCGCGGGAAGTACGCTTTGATGACCAGGACGAAAATATCGTCACGATTGATAACTCCGCAGACATTGCGTCAGCGGCAGGAAAGTTCATCAATCATCTGATTAATGTTGCTTCAAAATCATAATATTAGATTATATTTTTGAAGTGAATTATCATATTAGAGCGTGTTGCGCTTAATCGTATCCACTGCGCTCGCTCTAATTCTTTGTTTTTACGCATGTCTTTATCCCATCGTAGCGGGACCAGAAATCAGTCCTGTGAACTGATTTCCCCGTGAAGACGGTGCCCACTTTGGGGAGACATGCTCTAGTTTCAGCCGTTGATCAGTGACCGCACACCGTCGGCAACGAACTGTACCGCAAGCGCTGCGAGGATCACGCCGAGCAGTCGGGTTAGGATAGAACGACCTGTTTCGCCAAGAAACCGATCGACACGTTCAGCGAGCAGCAACACAACATAGGTAATCAGCAGGCACACAGCGATAACGCCAAGAAGCGCTGCGCGTGGGCCAACACCGTCAAAAGAATCCGACGTCAGTACGATAGCCGAAATAGCACCTGGGCCAGCGATAAGCGGAATAGCCAACGGGAAGGCGGCGATATTGCGGATGTGGTCCTTCGTAATGGCAATTTCCGCGCTCTTTTCCTTACGCTCGGTTCGCTTTTCGAAAATCATCTCGAAAGCGATCCAGAACAGCAACAGACCACCTGCGACACGAAAAGCGCCAATGCTGATGCCAAACATACTGAGTATCTGTGCGCCAGCGATTGCGAACAGCGCCATGACGATGAAGCCGATGATGGACGCGCGTAGGGCTACCTGTCCGCGATGGTTGCGATCCATACCGGGAGTGAGTGCCAGAAACAGCGGCGCAAGGCCGGGCGGATCGATGGTGACGAGCAGGGTGACGAAGGCGCTGAAAACCGTATCGTAGAACCCCATGCTAAACTCGCCCCTTTTCTTAGAATGATGCAGCTGAATGGTTGAACAGATTGTAGCTGATCGGAGGGGGGAGGTCGATGCAAAGCATGGACTTAGACAACATCATTGCGCGATGTTTATGTGAATATCTTTCAAGCTATTGATAAGGTAGATGAAATTAGCGGCCCGATTTGGCCTCGAAATTGGCGTTTTGCACCATTTTAATTTATAACGTGACTTTATCGATTCTGTTGAGAAAGATATCTGAATAGTGTCAGATCTAACGCCTCCACCCGGTTCCGAAGATATGAATGGCGGCCCGAGCGGCCCTACAGGTATCGAACCGATTTCCATTATTGAGGAGATGCAGCGCTCCTATCTCGATTACGCGATGAGCGTTATCGTGAGCCGTGCCTTGCCAGACGTGCGCGACGGTTTGAAGCCAGTGCATCGTCGTATTCTCCATGCCATGAATGAGATGAGCCTCGCTTACAATCGCCCCTACCGAAAATCGGCAGGTGTGATCGGTGAAGTGATGGGTAAATACCATCCGCATGGCGACGCCTCTATTTATGATGCCTTGGTGCGTATGGCGCAGGACTTTTCCTTGCGTGATCCACTGGTTGATGGGCAGGGTAATTTCGGTTCCATCGACGGCGATCCGCCAGCGGCGATGCGTTATACCGAATGCCGTCTGGAGAAAGTCACTGAATCTCTTTTGTCGGACATCGACAAGGATACGGTTGATTTTCAGGATAACTATGATGGCCGAGAGAAAGAGCCGGTAGTTCTGCCTGCGCGCTTTCCAAACCTGCTTGTCAATGGTTCGGGCGGTATTGCGGTCGGTATGGCAACCAACATTCCGCCGCACAATCTTGGTGAAGTCATTGATGGTTGCGTAGCGCTGATCGACAATCCAGCTATCGAGCTGGAAGAAATCATGGAAATCATTCCTGGTCCAGATTTCCCCACCGGTGGTATTATCCTTGGGCGTGCCGGCATCAACTCGGCTTATAGCACGGGTCGTGGTTCCGTTATTATGCGTGGTCGCGTGGCGATTGAGCCAATGCGCGGCGACCGTGAAGCTATCATCATCACTGAGATACCATATCAGGTGAACAAGGCCTCGATGATCGAGAAAATGGCCGAACTGGTGCGCGACAAGCGTATCGAGGGCATTTCTGATCTGCGCGATGAATCGGACCGCGATGGTTATCGCGTTGTGGTCGAACTCAAGCGCGATGCCGTTGCCGATGTCGTGCTGAACCAGCTTTATCGCTACACGCCGCTGCAGACCTCTTTTGGCTGCAACATGGTGGCTTTGAACGGCGGCAAGCCCGAGCAGCTCAATCTGCTCGACATGCTGCGTGCTTTCGTGGCGTTCCGCGAAGAAGTGGTAACGCGGCGCACCAAGTTCCTGCTCAACAAGGCCCGTGATCGCGCCCATGTGTTGGTTGGTCTTGCAATTGCGGTTGCCAATATTGACGAGATTATCGCACTCATTCGTCGTGCGCCGGACCCGGCAACCGCGCGTGAGCAGTTGATGGAACGTCGTTGGCCTGCCGCCGATGTGGCACCGCTGATCCGTCTCATCGATGATCCACGTCATGCGATTAACGACGATAACACGTATAACCTCTCGGAAGAGCAGGCGCGTGCTATTCTTGATCTTCGCTTGCAGCGCCTGACAGCACTTGGCCGCGATGAAGTTGCGGATGAGCTGAACAAGATCGGCGAAGAAATCCGCGATTATCTGGATATTCTCGGTTCGCGCATTCGCGTCATGACAATCGTCAAGGAAGAGATGATTGCTGTTCGTGACGAGTTCGCTACGCCTCGCCGTACCGAGTTTGGTCTTGGCGGTGCCGAAATGGATGATGAGGACCTTATCGCTCGTGAAGATATGGTTGTTACCGTCAGCCACGCCGGTTACATCAAGCGCGTGCCGCTGGCGACCTATCGTGCGCAGCGTCGTGGCGGCAAAGGCCGCTCCGGCATGGCAACGAAGGACGAGGATTTCGTAACCCGTCTGTTCGTCGCCAATACGCATACGCCGGTGCTGTTCTTCTCCTCGCGCGGCATCGTCTACAAGGAAAAAGTCTGGCGTCTGCCAGTCGGTAATCCGCAGTCGCGCGGCAAGGCACTCATCAATATGCTGCCATTGCAGCAGGGCGAGCGCATTACCACGATCATGCCGCTGCCGGAGGATGAAGAATCCTGGGCAAACCTCGACGTCATGTTCTCGACCACGCGTGGTACGGTGCGCCGTAACAAGCTGTCGGACTTCGTTCAGGTCAACCGCAATGGCAAGATCGCGATGAAGCTCGAAGACGAGGGCGATGAAATCCTCTCGGTCGATACCTGTACGGAATTCGACGATGTGCTTCTGACCTGTGCTGGTGGCCAGTGCATTCGCTTCCCTGTCACGGATGTGCGCGTCTTTGCCGGTCGAAACTCGATTGGCGTGCGCGGTATCAATCTGGCGGAAGGCGATAAGGTTATCTCGATGGCTATCCTTCACCACGTAGAAGCAGATGCTGCTGAACGTGCGGCTTATCTGAAGCGTTCTATTGCTGAACGTCGTGCACAGGGAGCGGATGATGCGGATGATATTGTCGTTGTCGGTGAAGACGTCGAAAATGAAACTGAGCTCAACGAGGAACGCTACCACGAGCTGAAGGCTCGTGAGCAAACCGTTCTCACTGTTAGTGAATATGGTTACGGCAAGCGCTCTTCTTCCTATGAGTTCCGCGTCTCTGGCCGGGGCGGTAAGGGTATCCGTGCAACCGATACGTCGAAGACCGACGAAATCGGCAAGCTGGTTGCTCTGTTCCCGGTCGAGGCAAGCGATCAGATCCTGCTGGTTTCCGATGGCGGTCAGCTGATCCGCGTGCCGGTCGGTGGCATTCGTATCGCTGGACGCTCGACCAAGGGTGTCACGATCTTCAATACAGCTGACGGCGAAAAGGTCGTTTCGGTCGAACGCATTTCGGAAACGGAAAGCGATGAAGAAAACGGCTCGTCTGAGCCAGTCGTCTCGGCAGTTGAAGGTGATGCACCTGCTGCAGGTGGCGAAGAATAACGGAAACGCCCTGATGCCATTGATATCAGGGCGTTTCGTGTTTCAAATAAAAAGGCCGATGGTTCACCATCGGCCTTTTTTCAGATGCCAGGACTGGAGGGAACTTGCAATCTCAGGAAACTCAAAACTATATTTAACGCGAACTCAATTTACGCATGGCGCTTAGGCTAAAAGCGGCGGGACGTACGCGTTGGCGCTTTGCTTCATTCTCTTCCAGAAGCAAAATAATCGCCGATGCAGCCATTGCTACCATCATGGATAATGCCAGAAGAAATATCATCATCGCGGTATCCTTTCGTTATAGATACGCCTGAGAAGCAAAAAGGTTGCACCGAACTTGCGCCTGTGCTGGTAAACTGGTCGTGAATCTCGTGTGAAATCGTGCTTCACTGCTCATTCAATTTGTTTTCTTGGTTTCTGATTTCTTTCAATTGTGGTTGTTGTTGAAAATCTGATGAGAAAAGGCTAGCTGGAAGAAATGACGATCGCGATTTATGCGGGTTCTTTCGACCCGATCACCAACGGCCATATGGATGTTTTGAAAGGCGCATTGCGTCTTGCCGATCGGGTTATCGTCGCCATTGGCGTGCATCCCGGCAAGAAACCGCTGTTCAGCTTTGAAGAGCGTGTCGAGCTTATCAACGCAAGCGCTAAGGCTTTGCTTGGGGCTGACGCGCCGCGCGTTTCCGTGATTTCGTTTGATGCACTTGTCATTGATGCCGCGCGCAAGCATGGCGCGAAGCTCATGGTGCGTGGTCTGCGCGATGGCACTGATCTCGATTATGAAATGCAGATGGCGGGCATGAATGGAACAATGGCACCGGAATTGCAGACCGTCTTTCTGCCCGCCGATCCTGCTGTACGCACAATTACTGCCACATTGGTCCGCCAGATTGCCTCAATGGGCGGCGATGTAAAGCCCTTCGTTCCCGTAGCTGTTGCTTCGGCTCTGGAAGCAAAATTCAAATCCTGATTCAGGGAGTTTCTCGATTATGTCATTCATCCGTTCGGCCTTGGCCGCAGCTACGCTTGTTGCGCTTTCTCAAGGCGTGGCTTTTGCCGCTGACACCCTCAATTTGCAGCTCAAAGACGGCAATGTTGCTATTGAACTAGACCCAAAGCTTGCCCCGAAGCACGTTGCACAGATTGAAAAGCTCGTGAAACAAGGTGCATATGATGGCGTGGCTTTCCACCGTGTGATCCCTGGCTTCATGGCACAGACGGGTGATGTCAAGTTTGGTAATGTCGATAAAGGTTTCAATGCTTCGCGCGTTGGCACAGGGGGTTCCGAGCTTCCTAACCTCCCGGCCGAATTCTCCAAGGAGCCTTTTGTACGCGGCACTGTTGGTATGGCGCGCAGCCAGGACCCGAATTCAGCGAACTCGCAGTTTTTCATCATGTTCAATGATGGTGCCTTTCTGAACGGCCAGTACACGGTTGTTGGCAAGGTTGTCAGTGGCATGGACGTGGTTGATAAGATCAAAAAGGGAAGTGAATCCGACAATGGCTCGGTTGAAAACCCCGACAAGATCGTCAAAGCCACGATCTCAAAATAAAAAGTTTTAAATTCAACACGTATCCCCGTCCCAAAATCATTCCAACTTTTGGGGATACGCTCAATAGGAGAGGCCCGATGGCTTACAAAGACCCGGAAAACACGCTCGTTCTTGAAACCACCAAGGGCAATGTCGTTCTCGAACTCTTCCCTGATCTGGCTCCTGGCCATGTCGAACGCATCAAGGAACTGGCACGCGAAGGCGCTTATGACGGCGTTGTGTTCCACCGCGTTATCGACGGCTTCATGGCTCAAACCGGCGACGTCAAGTTCGGCAAGACGGGTGGCGCGCATTTCAACGGCTCACGCGCTGGTATGGGCGGTTCGGACAAGCCTGATCTTAAGGCTGAGTTCTCGAACACCCAGCATAAGCGCGGCACTGCTTCGATGGCTCGTTCGCAGAACCCGAACTCGGCTAACTCGCAGTTCTTCATCTGCTTCACCGATGCTCCATGGCTGGACCGTCAGTACACTGTATGGGGTCAGGTTATTGAAGGCATGGACAATGTGGACAAGATCAAGCGCGGCGAACCAGTTACCGATCCAGACGTGATCGTAACTGCCCGCATCGCTTCAGACATCTAATTCAGTCGTTTCTATAGAAATATAGCGGCTCCGGTTTTGCCGGGGCCGCTCTTGCTTTGATGCATTTCTGAAATTGAAATGCTCTGATGAGGTTTATGATGCGTGTTGATCTTTTCGATTTCGATTTGCCGGAAGAGAGCATTGCTCTGCGTCCAGCCGAACCGCGCGACCATGCTAAGCTTCTGCGTGTGCGTCCCGGTCAGCCATTCGAAGATCGACAGGTATTCGAACTGCCTGATCTTTTGCAGCCGGGCGATGCGCTCGTTTTCAACGATACCAAAGTCATTCCCGCACAGCTTGAAGGTATACGCGAGCGGGATGGCAATATTTCGCAGATTAGCGCTACGCTTCACATGCGTATCGGCCCTGATCGCTGGAAAGCATTCCTGCGTCCGGCCAAACGCGTGAAGGAAGGCGACCACATCCGTTTTGGCCATTCGGGTTCAAGCTGCTTCCTTGGAACACTCGACGCAACTGTTGCCGAGAAGGGGGACGCGGGTGAGGTTCTTCTGGTGTTCGACCTTTCTGGCGCGATGCTGGATGAAGCCATTGCTTCGGTCGGCCATATCCCATTGCCGCCTTATATTGCGTCCAAACGCGCCGAAGATGAGCGCGATCGCAGCGATTATCAGACGGTTTATGCGCGTGAGGAGGGTGCTGTCGCAGCACCGACTGCCGGGCTGCATTTTACGCCGGAACTGCTTAAAAAGATCCGCGAACGTGGCATCGAAGAGCATTTCGTAACGCTGCATGTGGGAGCGGGTACATTTCTTCCTGTTAAGGCAGACGATACCACCGAGCATAAGATGCATTCCGAGATCGGTTACGTTTCGCAGGAAACAGCCGATGCGCTGAATGCTGTTCATAAACGTGGTGGGCGGGTGATCTGTGTCGGCACAACATCGCTGCGCCTGATCGAGAGCGCTGCCGGTGAAGATGGCGTCATTCGCCCATGGGCGGGTCCGACCGATATTTTCATCACACCGGGCTATAAGTTCCGTGCGGTCGATCTGCTGATGACCAATTTCCATCTGCCGCGCTCGACGCTCTTCATGCTGGTTTCAGCGTTCAGCGGTTTTGAAACCATGCATGAAGCCTATAAACGCGCCATCGACACAGGCTATCGTTTCTATTCCTACGGGGACTCTTCTCTTTTAGAACGTGCATGAACCTGTTTCCTTTTCCTGCATAATTATTTAGAGACACGGCATGACCAGCGAAAATTTTGAATTCAAAGTGCTTGCGCGTGATGGCGCAGCCCGTCAGGGAGAAATCTCCATGCCGCGCGGCGTGGTGCGTACACCTGCCTTCATGCCGGTTGGCACAGCCGGAACCGTTAAGGCCATGTATATGGATCAGGTGAAGGATTTGGGCGCGGATATTATCCTCGGCAATACCTACCATCTGATGCTGCGTCCGGGCGCTGAGCGCGTCGCCCGTCTTGGTGGTCTGCATGAATTCGGTGGCTGGAAAGGCCCGATTCTGACCGATTCTGGCGGCTTTCAGGTCATGTCGCTCGCTCAGTTGCGTAAGCTTGATGAAAACGGTGTGACTTTCCGCTCGCACATCGATGGCAAGCCTTATGAAATGACGCCGGAACGTTCCATTGAAATTCAGGGACTGCTCGATAGCGATATTCAGATGCAGCTTGACGAATGCGTGGCGCTGCCATCACCTGAAAAGAACACCGAGCGCGCGATGGAGTTGTCATTGCGTTGGGCTGAACGCTGCAAGGTGGCGTTTGGCATACAGGCCGGTAAGGCGATGTTCGGCATTGTTCAGGGCGGCGACAATGCGCGCCTGCGTGAGCGCTCGGCTGAGGCGCTGAAGGCGATGGATCTCAAAGGTTATTCGGTTGGCGGTCTGGCGGTTGGTGAACCGCAAAGCGTCATGCTTGAGATGCTCGAGGTGGTTTGCCCGATTCTGCCTACAGAAAAGCCGCGCTATCTGATGGGCGTGGGCACGCCGGATGATATTTTGAAATCGGTTGCCCGCGGTATAGACATGTTTGATTGCGTGATGCCGACACGTGCTGGTCGTCATGGTCTGGCGTTCACGCGCTTTGGCAAGGTGAACCTGCGTAATGCGCGTCATGCCGATGATCATCGTCCGCTTGATCCAGAGTCTAACTGTCCGGCGACGCGTGATTACAGCCGCGCCTATCTGCATCATCTGGTCAAATCCGGTGAAGCGCTGGGCGGAATGCTGCTGACATGGAACAATCTGGCCTATTACCAATATCTCATGCAGGGGATTCGTGCTGCAATCGCTGAAGGTCGTTTTGACGATTTTGCGGCCGAAACGACAGCCGGATGGGAGAGGGGCGATATACCTGCTATTTAACTCGATAAAAACGCGCCGCAGATGGCGCGTTTTTTGTGCGTCCTTAAGCATGTCTCTCAAAAGTGGGCATCGATTTTTGAGGCTAAGACATGCGTAAAACAAAAATTACCCGTCTTGGAGGAGCTTTTCTAAGCGACAAATGACGGAATGCCGTTCTTCTTCACTTACAATGTCACAGTCCAGCAAGCGTCCACATTCCAAACCTGTTAGCGCCAGGTAGGTGATCAGAACAAGATTGTGATCTGATGCATCTTTGAGCATACGATCCAGCAAGGCTCGGTGATAA harbors:
- the tgt gene encoding tRNA guanosine(34) transglycosylase Tgt, producing the protein MTSENFEFKVLARDGAARQGEISMPRGVVRTPAFMPVGTAGTVKAMYMDQVKDLGADIILGNTYHLMLRPGAERVARLGGLHEFGGWKGPILTDSGGFQVMSLAQLRKLDENGVTFRSHIDGKPYEMTPERSIEIQGLLDSDIQMQLDECVALPSPEKNTERAMELSLRWAERCKVAFGIQAGKAMFGIVQGGDNARLRERSAEALKAMDLKGYSVGGLAVGEPQSVMLEMLEVVCPILPTEKPRYLMGVGTPDDILKSVARGIDMFDCVMPTRAGRHGLAFTRFGKVNLRNARHADDHRPLDPESNCPATRDYSRAYLHHLVKSGEALGGMLLTWNNLAYYQYLMQGIRAAIAEGRFDDFAAETTAGWERGDIPAI